Proteins from a genomic interval of Kribbella aluminosa:
- a CDS encoding CDP-alcohol phosphatidyltransferase family protein — protein sequence MREPFVGSTRLRLAGLALHAYTASGTVLALLIVIAAIDGDAVRALWLGLAALVIDGTDGMLARRLRVKETIPWFDGAMLDNIVDYLTYAFAPIVLLWTGGYLPAGTWGAALGALPLLASSYQFCRVDAKTEDHFFLGFPSYWNVVAFYIIVLGLSPIVTGVLLVVFSVLVFVPVKYVYPSRTKAFRSLNLLTTAIWLASYAVLLAQMPHPNVVVVAISLAYLVYYAGLSLYLTWRRRVVA from the coding sequence GTGCGGGAACCGTTCGTCGGGTCGACGCGGCTGCGTCTGGCCGGACTTGCACTGCATGCCTATACCGCGAGCGGAACGGTGCTCGCGCTGCTGATCGTGATCGCCGCCATCGACGGCGACGCCGTCCGGGCGCTCTGGCTCGGGCTCGCGGCCCTGGTGATCGACGGTACCGACGGGATGCTCGCGCGCCGGCTGCGGGTGAAGGAGACCATCCCGTGGTTCGACGGCGCGATGCTCGACAACATCGTCGACTACCTCACGTACGCGTTCGCGCCGATCGTGCTGCTCTGGACCGGCGGGTACCTCCCGGCCGGCACCTGGGGCGCGGCGCTCGGCGCGTTGCCGTTGCTCGCATCGAGCTACCAGTTCTGCCGGGTCGACGCGAAGACCGAGGACCACTTCTTCCTGGGCTTCCCGAGCTACTGGAACGTGGTCGCGTTCTACATCATCGTGCTCGGCCTCAGCCCGATCGTCACCGGCGTACTGCTGGTGGTGTTCTCGGTGCTCGTCTTCGTCCCGGTGAAGTACGTGTACCCGTCGCGCACCAAGGCGTTCCGCTCGCTGAACCTGCTGACCACGGCGATCTGGCTGGCGTCGTACGCCGTACTCCTGGCGCAGATGCCGCACCCGAACGTGGTCGTGGTCGCGATCTCGCTCGCCTACCTCGTGTACTACGCCGGCCTGAGCCTGTACCTGACCTGGCGCCGTAGGGTCGTCGCGTAG
- a CDS encoding mycothiol-dependent nitroreductase Rv2466c family protein, with translation MTASADFWFDPACPWAWMTSRWMLEVEQVRDVKTTWHVMSLAVLNDGRDELPEQYRSFLTNAWGPVRVLIAAEEAHGNDVLLPLYTALGKRIHVEGRGIADENVLPEALAEAGLPASLIEAAGTDLYDDALKKSHHAGMDQVGMEVGTPVIAVEGTAFFGPVVTPAPKGEAAGKLWDGVRLVAGTEGFFEIKRTRDRGPIFD, from the coding sequence ATGACTGCCTCCGCTGATTTCTGGTTCGACCCGGCCTGCCCCTGGGCCTGGATGACGTCTCGCTGGATGCTCGAGGTCGAGCAGGTCCGGGACGTGAAGACGACGTGGCACGTGATGAGCCTCGCCGTCCTGAACGACGGCCGGGACGAGCTCCCGGAGCAGTACCGGAGTTTCCTGACCAACGCGTGGGGCCCGGTGCGGGTGCTGATCGCGGCCGAGGAGGCGCACGGCAACGACGTACTGCTGCCGCTCTACACCGCGCTCGGCAAGCGGATCCACGTCGAGGGTCGCGGCATCGCCGACGAGAACGTGCTGCCCGAAGCACTCGCCGAGGCCGGCCTGCCGGCATCGCTCATCGAGGCAGCCGGCACCGACCTGTACGACGACGCGCTGAAGAAGTCGCACCACGCCGGCATGGACCAGGTCGGCATGGAGGTCGGTACGCCGGTGATCGCGGTCGAGGGCACCGCCTTCTTCGGGCCGGTGGTGACGCCTGCGCCGAAGGGCGAGGCGGCCGGCAAGCTCTGGGACGGCGTCCGGCTGGTGGCCGGCACCGAGGGCTTCTTCGAGATCAAGCGCACCCGGGACCGCGGCCCGATCTTCGACTGA
- a CDS encoding ribose-5-phosphate isomerase: MRVHIGCDHAGFELKNHLVQHLTAAGHDVVDHGPAAYDAVDDYPPYCLRTGQAVVADPGSLGIVIGGSGNGEQIAANKVKGVRAVLAWSTDTARLGREHNNANVISVGARMHSEEEATGFVDTFLATDYSGEERHTRRIEMLDGYESTGELPPLP; this comes from the coding sequence ATGCGAGTGCACATCGGCTGTGACCACGCCGGCTTCGAGCTGAAGAACCACCTGGTGCAGCACCTGACCGCTGCCGGGCACGACGTAGTCGACCACGGTCCGGCGGCGTACGACGCCGTCGACGACTACCCGCCGTACTGCCTGCGCACCGGGCAGGCCGTGGTCGCCGACCCGGGCAGCCTGGGCATCGTGATCGGCGGCTCGGGCAACGGTGAGCAGATCGCCGCCAACAAGGTGAAGGGGGTCCGGGCGGTGCTGGCCTGGAGCACCGACACCGCGCGGCTCGGCCGTGAGCACAACAACGCCAACGTGATCAGCGTCGGCGCCCGGATGCACAGCGAGGAGGAGGCCACCGGGTTCGTCGACACGTTCCTGGCGACCGACTACTCCGGTGAGGAGCGGCACACCCGGCGGATCGAGATGCTGGACGGCTACGAGTCGACCGGCGAGCTCCCGCCGCTGCCCTGA
- a CDS encoding ABC transporter ATP-binding protein, whose translation MTTTQQTPPQDKEQQEQPEEQKWRGLFEEDPDREISRATSIRLKEDSRKLLGELLRPYQKLIWLLVVIVIVENAARLAVPYLVHLGIDKGIPPILAGQGSQQLITIVIVVLASALLQAWARQIFLMRSGRLGQTILLGLRKRVFDHFQRLSPAFHDRFTSGRVISRLTSDVQVIDEMLASGFDSLVTAVLTLVGTSIILLTLDLKLGLLALLSFPALLILTAWFRKRSAAVYRQTREAVVLVIVHFVESMTGIRAVQAFRREPRNEEIFHGVNDRYRKANLESFRLNAVFMPAIKGVGNITIVAILAYGGYQAYHGHVTVGVLTAFLLYLRQFFEPLQDITQFYNTFLSASAALEKLSGVLNETPDVPEPIKPAKPGPAHGHLELRNVRFEYVDGVPVLPGLQLDVPAGQTLALVGTTGAGKTTIAKLVSRFYDPTSGQLLLDGVDLRDLSEDDLRERVVMVTQENFLFTGSVADNIKFGKPDATMEEVVEAAKVIGAHDFITALPHGYDTAVEKRGSRLSAGQRQLVAFARAFLANPAVLILDEATSSLDIPSERLIQRALKTILADRTAIVIAHRLSTVETADRVLVLEYGQIIEDGSPDHLITVDGHYAGLHQAWEESLA comes from the coding sequence ATGACGACGACCCAGCAAACACCTCCTCAGGACAAGGAACAGCAAGAGCAGCCGGAGGAGCAGAAGTGGCGCGGGTTGTTCGAGGAGGACCCCGACCGGGAGATCTCCCGCGCTACCAGCATCCGGCTGAAGGAGGACTCCCGGAAGCTGCTCGGGGAGCTGCTCCGGCCGTACCAGAAGCTGATCTGGCTGCTGGTGGTGATCGTGATCGTCGAGAACGCTGCCCGGCTCGCGGTGCCGTACCTGGTCCACCTGGGCATCGACAAGGGCATCCCGCCGATTCTTGCCGGTCAGGGCTCCCAGCAACTGATCACCATCGTCATTGTCGTACTGGCGTCGGCGTTGCTGCAGGCCTGGGCGCGGCAGATCTTCCTGATGCGCTCGGGGCGGCTCGGCCAGACCATCCTGCTCGGGCTGCGGAAGCGGGTGTTCGACCACTTCCAGCGGTTGAGCCCCGCGTTCCACGACCGGTTCACGTCCGGCCGGGTGATCTCCCGGCTGACCTCCGACGTCCAGGTCATCGACGAGATGCTGGCCAGCGGGTTCGACAGCCTGGTGACCGCAGTCCTGACCCTGGTCGGTACGTCGATCATCCTGCTCACGCTGGACCTCAAGCTCGGTCTGCTCGCACTGCTGTCGTTCCCGGCGCTGCTGATCCTGACAGCGTGGTTCCGGAAGCGGTCAGCGGCCGTGTACCGGCAGACGCGTGAGGCCGTCGTACTGGTCATCGTGCACTTCGTCGAGTCGATGACCGGGATCCGCGCGGTCCAGGCGTTCCGCCGGGAGCCGCGGAACGAGGAGATCTTCCACGGGGTCAACGACCGCTACCGGAAGGCGAACCTCGAGTCGTTCCGGCTGAACGCGGTGTTCATGCCGGCCATCAAGGGCGTCGGCAACATCACGATCGTCGCGATCCTGGCGTACGGCGGCTACCAGGCGTACCACGGACACGTGACGGTCGGCGTACTGACGGCGTTCCTGCTGTACCTGCGGCAGTTCTTCGAGCCGCTGCAGGACATCACGCAGTTCTACAACACGTTCCTGTCCGCGTCGGCGGCGCTGGAGAAGCTGTCCGGCGTACTGAACGAGACCCCGGACGTGCCGGAGCCGATCAAACCGGCGAAGCCCGGCCCGGCGCACGGTCACCTGGAGCTGCGGAACGTCCGGTTCGAGTACGTCGACGGCGTACCGGTGCTGCCCGGTCTGCAGCTCGACGTACCGGCAGGCCAGACGCTGGCCCTGGTCGGTACGACGGGTGCGGGCAAGACCACGATCGCCAAGCTGGTGTCCCGGTTCTACGACCCGACCAGCGGCCAGTTGCTGCTCGACGGCGTGGACCTGCGGGACCTGTCCGAGGACGACCTGCGCGAGCGGGTCGTGATGGTGACCCAGGAGAACTTCCTGTTCACCGGATCGGTTGCCGACAACATCAAGTTCGGCAAGCCGGACGCGACCATGGAGGAGGTCGTCGAGGCCGCCAAGGTGATCGGCGCGCACGACTTCATCACGGCGCTGCCGCACGGTTACGACACCGCGGTCGAGAAGCGCGGGTCGCGGCTGTCGGCCGGTCAGCGGCAGCTGGTGGCGTTCGCCCGGGCGTTCCTGGCGAACCCCGCCGTACTGATCCTGGACGAGGCGACGTCCAGCCTGGACATCCCGAGCGAGCGGCTGATCCAGCGGGCGTTGAAGACCATCCTGGCCGACCGGACCGCGATCGTGATCGCGCACCGGCTGTCCACGGTCGAGACGGCCGACCGGGTGCTGGTGCTGGAGTACGGCCAGATCATCGAGGACGGTTCGCCGGACCACCTGATCACCGTCGACGGCCACTACGCCGGCCTGCACCAGGCCTGGGAAGAGTCCCTGGCCTGA
- a CDS encoding PP2C family protein-serine/threonine phosphatase has translation MNKSGGLALIRRIGRRVEALGRRARRSHRVAFVALMLLQLVIAIASLTWPDLTPASFLIVPLVVGGVLLQFRELVALSAITAVFGAYVVLSRGVTLPRIGFVLVLLVVGWIMITSAKVRSRLGVPGTRGESMLMELRDTLTAQGEMPTLPAGWRVEVAIQSAGSSTFSGDFVVSTVHDQVLEVALVDVSGKGIDAGTRALLLSGAFGGLLGVVPEEEFLPSANRYIRRQEWDDDFATVVHVAIDLATGEFDVRTAGHPPAIQFDAWSGRWQTRDADGPLLGLVEAPEFAMNHGQLKLGDALFLYSDGMVETPRRDIGRGTDRLAGHAERLVAQGFLGAAQELVATAGGPGDDSAIVIIHRKAHA, from the coding sequence ATGAACAAGAGCGGCGGTCTTGCGCTGATACGACGCATCGGCCGCCGGGTCGAGGCGCTGGGGCGTCGCGCCCGCCGCTCGCACCGGGTCGCCTTCGTCGCGCTGATGCTGTTGCAGCTGGTGATCGCGATCGCGAGCCTCACCTGGCCGGACCTGACGCCGGCCTCGTTCCTGATCGTCCCGCTGGTGGTCGGCGGCGTCCTGCTGCAGTTCCGGGAACTCGTCGCCCTGTCCGCGATCACCGCGGTCTTCGGGGCGTACGTCGTACTGTCCCGCGGCGTGACGCTGCCCCGGATCGGGTTCGTGCTGGTGCTGCTGGTGGTCGGCTGGATCATGATCACCAGCGCCAAGGTGCGCAGCCGGCTCGGGGTGCCGGGCACCCGCGGCGAGTCGATGCTGATGGAGCTGCGGGACACGCTCACCGCGCAGGGCGAGATGCCGACGCTGCCGGCCGGCTGGCGGGTCGAGGTCGCGATCCAGTCCGCGGGCAGTTCGACGTTCTCCGGTGACTTCGTGGTGTCGACGGTGCACGACCAGGTGCTCGAGGTCGCGCTGGTCGACGTCTCCGGCAAGGGCATCGACGCCGGGACCCGGGCGCTGCTGCTGTCGGGCGCGTTCGGCGGCCTGCTGGGCGTCGTACCGGAGGAGGAGTTCCTGCCGTCGGCGAACCGGTACATCCGCCGGCAGGAGTGGGACGACGACTTCGCCACCGTCGTGCACGTCGCCATCGACCTCGCGACCGGGGAGTTCGACGTACGGACGGCCGGGCATCCGCCGGCGATCCAGTTCGACGCCTGGTCGGGACGGTGGCAGACGCGGGACGCCGACGGGCCGCTGCTCGGGCTGGTCGAGGCGCCCGAGTTCGCGATGAACCACGGGCAGCTGAAGCTGGGCGACGCGCTGTTCCTGTACAGCGACGGGATGGTGGAGACGCCGCGGCGGGACATCGGCCGCGGCACCGACCGGCTCGCCGGGCACGCGGAACGGCTGGTGGCGCAGGGGTTCCTGGGCGCGGCGCAGGAGCTGGTCGCGACCGCCGGCGGGCCGGGGGACGATTCGGCGATCGTGATCATCCACCGCAAGGCGCATGCCTGA
- the pepN gene encoding aminopeptidase N, with protein MPGTNLTRDEARSRAGVVSDVSYSIELELANAPTGAPTFPSVTTITFAAEAGASTFADLIADKIREVTLNGVALDPDAVYDGARIQLDGLAERNELIVVADCLYSRTGEGLHRSVDPADKETYLYTQFEVPDARRVFATFEQPDLKAPFTFTVSAPARWVVISNAPTPEPTPYQGPDGEQLARWEFPPTERISTYITAVVAGPYHVVTDVYEGPHGTYPLSLLCRPSLKGALDVDDLFEVTKQGFALFEEAFGTPYPFHKYDQAFVPEYNMGAMENAGCVTLRDEYLFRSRTTHAELEARANTVLHELAHMWFGDLVTMTWWDDLWLNESFAEWASHWAQVVATTKYSDAWTTFCNARKNWAYRQDQLPTTHPIAADMIDFHAVEVNFDGITYAKGASTLRQLVAFVGEETFVTALKEYFKDHAFGNTELTDLLKPLEKASGRDLDDWTERWLQTAGVNTLRADFSVDAAGAFTSFAIEQTATDKFPVLRPHRLAVGLYRRTAEGLVRTERFEVDIDGARTELPELTGATQPDLVLLNDDDLTYAKIRLDERSRATLVESIDQLTESLPRALAWGSAWDMTRDAEMPASQYVGIVLRGIRAETDLTGVRSLLNQASSAINQYAAPQNRAALRAQYEQALSELVADSEAGSDHQLAFVRAYSSAVFSEAGAERLAGWLDGRDLPAGLVVDTDLRWTLIVALARLGRIGAAEIDDELTRDTTITGQERAAQARAARPTAEAKEEAWRVAVESEDTPNETQFRTILGFQQPGQEDLLRPYVDKYLSAAKDVYTRLGSSMGENVLVYLSPRHLADQAALDAVTGWLAAESTSVDAPTLRYVTEAQADLTRAIAAQATDTIA; from the coding sequence ATGCCTGGAACCAACCTGACGCGCGACGAGGCGCGTTCCCGTGCGGGTGTGGTCAGTGACGTGAGTTACTCGATCGAGCTCGAGCTGGCCAACGCCCCGACCGGCGCACCGACGTTCCCGTCGGTGACCACCATCACGTTCGCCGCCGAGGCCGGCGCGAGCACCTTCGCCGACCTGATCGCGGACAAGATCCGCGAGGTGACGCTGAACGGCGTCGCGCTGGACCCGGACGCGGTCTACGACGGCGCCCGTATCCAGCTCGACGGGCTGGCCGAGCGCAACGAGCTCATCGTCGTGGCGGACTGCCTGTACTCGCGGACCGGTGAAGGGCTGCACCGATCGGTCGATCCGGCCGACAAGGAGACCTACCTCTACACCCAGTTCGAGGTGCCGGACGCCCGCCGGGTGTTCGCGACCTTCGAGCAGCCCGATCTGAAGGCGCCGTTCACCTTCACCGTCTCCGCACCGGCCCGCTGGGTCGTGATCTCGAATGCCCCGACCCCGGAGCCGACGCCGTACCAGGGCCCGGACGGGGAGCAGCTGGCGCGCTGGGAGTTCCCGCCGACCGAGCGGATCTCGACGTACATCACCGCGGTCGTCGCGGGTCCGTACCACGTGGTCACGGACGTGTACGAAGGCCCGCACGGGACGTACCCGCTGTCGCTGCTGTGCCGTCCGTCGCTGAAGGGCGCGCTGGACGTCGACGACCTGTTCGAGGTCACCAAGCAGGGCTTCGCGCTGTTCGAGGAAGCGTTCGGTACGCCGTACCCGTTCCACAAGTACGACCAGGCCTTCGTGCCGGAGTACAACATGGGCGCGATGGAGAACGCGGGCTGCGTGACGCTCCGGGACGAGTACCTGTTCCGCAGCCGGACGACGCACGCGGAGCTGGAGGCCCGCGCCAACACCGTGCTGCACGAGCTGGCGCACATGTGGTTCGGCGACCTGGTCACGATGACCTGGTGGGACGACCTGTGGCTGAACGAGTCGTTCGCCGAGTGGGCCAGCCACTGGGCGCAGGTGGTCGCGACGACGAAGTACTCCGACGCCTGGACGACGTTCTGCAACGCCCGGAAGAACTGGGCCTACCGGCAGGACCAGCTGCCCACGACACACCCGATCGCCGCGGACATGATCGACTTCCACGCGGTCGAGGTGAACTTCGACGGCATCACCTACGCCAAGGGCGCGTCGACCCTGCGGCAGCTGGTGGCTTTCGTCGGCGAGGAGACCTTCGTCACCGCGCTGAAGGAGTACTTCAAGGATCACGCGTTCGGGAACACCGAGCTGACCGACCTGCTGAAGCCGCTGGAAAAGGCCTCCGGCCGCGACCTCGACGACTGGACCGAGCGCTGGCTGCAGACCGCCGGGGTGAACACGCTGCGCGCCGACTTCAGCGTCGACGCTGCCGGTGCCTTCACGTCGTTCGCGATCGAGCAGACGGCGACGGACAAGTTCCCGGTACTGCGGCCGCACCGGCTGGCCGTCGGCCTGTACCGGCGTACCGCTGAGGGCCTGGTGCGGACCGAGCGGTTCGAGGTGGACATCGACGGCGCGCGCACGGAGCTCCCGGAGCTGACCGGCGCGACCCAGCCGGACCTGGTCCTGCTGAACGACGACGACCTGACCTACGCGAAGATCCGGCTCGACGAGCGGTCCCGGGCGACCCTGGTGGAGTCGATCGACCAGCTCACCGAATCGTTGCCCAGGGCACTCGCCTGGGGTTCGGCCTGGGACATGACCCGGGACGCGGAGATGCCGGCCAGCCAGTACGTCGGCATCGTGCTGCGCGGGATCCGGGCAGAGACCGACCTGACCGGTGTGCGCTCGCTGCTCAACCAGGCCAGCAGCGCGATCAACCAGTACGCCGCCCCGCAGAACCGGGCGGCCCTGCGCGCGCAGTACGAGCAGGCGCTGTCCGAGCTGGTGGCCGACTCGGAGGCGGGCAGCGACCACCAGCTCGCGTTCGTCCGTGCGTACAGCTCGGCCGTGTTCTCAGAGGCCGGTGCCGAGCGGCTGGCCGGCTGGTTGGACGGCCGTGACCTGCCGGCAGGCCTGGTCGTCGACACCGACCTGCGCTGGACGCTGATCGTGGCGCTGGCCCGGCTCGGCCGGATCGGTGCCGCCGAGATCGACGACGAGCTGACCCGCGACACCACGATCACCGGTCAGGAGCGGGCCGCCCAGGCCCGTGCCGCCCGGCCGACCGCGGAGGCCAAGGAAGAGGCCTGGCGGGTCGCGGTGGAGTCCGAGGACACCCCGAACGAAACCCAGTTCCGGACCATCCTCGGCTTCCAGCAGCCCGGCCAGGAGGACCTCCTTCGGCCGTACGTCGACAAGTACCTGAGCGCGGCCAAGGACGTGTACACGCGGCTCGGCTCGTCCATGGGCGAGAACGTGCTGGTCTACCTGTCCCCGCGGCACCTGGCTGACCAGGCGGCCCTGGACGCCGTCACAGGCTGGCTGGCCGCGGAGTCGACGTCGGTCGACGCCCCGACCCTCCGCTACGTCACAGAAGCCCAAGCGGACCTCACCCGCGCGATCGCCGCCCAGGCCACCGACACCATCGCCTGA
- a CDS encoding Fpg/Nei family DNA glycosylase: MPEGHTLHRLANDVWDAFGGRLVRASSPQGRFADGAALLDGHVLRQTEAHGKHFLADFEGAGWLHIHLGLIGKMDIKPAPVPEPVGAVRVRLQNATSYADLRGATVCEVITDDERDKLLGRLGPDPLRDDAEPAAAWKRIHRSKLPIGQLLMNQDVLSGVGNVYRAEVLFRAKLNPMTPGNVVKKREWQGMWDDLLELMKYGVETGRIDTVADDHTPEAMGRDPRQDDHGGEVYVYRRQGQRCHVCQSVIRTKILAGRNLFWCPKCQRTGLTRKS, translated from the coding sequence ATGCCTGAAGGTCACACCCTGCATCGGCTGGCGAACGACGTCTGGGACGCCTTCGGTGGCCGCCTGGTCCGGGCGTCCAGCCCGCAGGGCCGGTTCGCCGACGGTGCCGCGTTGCTCGACGGCCACGTGCTGCGGCAGACGGAGGCCCACGGCAAGCACTTCCTCGCCGACTTCGAGGGCGCCGGCTGGCTGCACATCCACCTCGGCCTGATCGGCAAGATGGACATCAAGCCGGCGCCGGTGCCCGAGCCGGTCGGCGCGGTCCGGGTCCGGCTGCAGAACGCCACGTCGTACGCCGATCTGCGCGGCGCGACCGTGTGCGAGGTGATCACCGACGACGAGCGCGACAAGCTGCTCGGCCGGCTCGGCCCGGACCCGCTGCGCGACGACGCGGAACCGGCGGCGGCCTGGAAGCGGATCCACCGCAGCAAGCTGCCGATCGGGCAGTTGCTGATGAACCAGGACGTGCTCAGCGGGGTCGGCAACGTGTACCGCGCCGAGGTGTTGTTCCGGGCCAAGCTGAACCCGATGACGCCCGGCAACGTGGTCAAGAAGCGCGAGTGGCAGGGGATGTGGGACGACCTGCTCGAGCTGATGAAGTACGGCGTGGAGACCGGGCGGATCGACACCGTCGCCGACGACCACACGCCGGAGGCGATGGGGCGCGACCCGCGGCAGGACGACCACGGCGGCGAGGTCTACGTGTACCGGCGCCAGGGGCAACGATGCCACGTCTGTCAGTCGGTGATTCGGACGAAGATCCTCGCGGGCCGTAACTTGTTCTGGTGTCCCAAATGTCAGCGAACCGGCCTCACTCGCAAGAGCTGA
- a CDS encoding nitroreductase family deazaflavin-dependent oxidoreductase: MTSKHDEEYAPSTAGWVRDQVDKVTEAGTTDAVDIKGMKVVLMTMRGAKSGKIRKVPVMRVEHNGVYAAFASLGGSPKNPVWYYNLQADPKVTLQDGDVVGEYVAREVDGAEYDEWWQRGVAAYPPYAEYQTKTTRKIPLFLLERVN; the protein is encoded by the coding sequence ATGACATCGAAGCATGACGAAGAATACGCGCCGAGCACGGCGGGGTGGGTCCGCGACCAGGTCGACAAGGTGACCGAGGCCGGGACCACCGACGCGGTCGACATCAAGGGCATGAAGGTGGTGCTGATGACGATGCGCGGCGCCAAGTCCGGGAAGATCCGCAAGGTGCCGGTGATGCGCGTCGAGCACAACGGTGTGTACGCCGCGTTCGCCTCGCTCGGCGGCTCCCCGAAGAACCCCGTCTGGTACTACAACCTCCAGGCCGACCCGAAGGTCACCCTCCAGGACGGCGACGTCGTCGGCGAGTACGTCGCCCGCGAGGTCGACGGCGCGGAGTACGACGAGTGGTGGCAGCGCGGTGTCGCCGCCTACCCGCCGTACGCGGAGTACCAGACCAAGACCACCCGCAAGATCCCGCTGTTCCTCCTGGAGCGGGTCAACTAA
- a CDS encoding AAA family ATPase produces MLTTLAVENYRSLRRVVMPLGGLNVVTGANGTGKSSLYKALRLLADASRNGAVAALAREGGLQSTLWAGPEQVRKDRPTQGTRRTGPVTLRMGFAGDDYGYLMDLGLPIAGGSRFDLDPEIKREALWAGPFLRPAALLVERSNSEVRIRSASGEWQRAGHKLQTFDSMLSEFADPERAPELMVVRERLRGWRFYDHFRTDATAPARLVQVGTRTAVLASDGADVAAALQTVRELGLPGALDEAIELAFPGSYVEITTNAGRFEIAFRQQGLLRPLSGAELSDGTLRYLLWVAALLTPRPPELLVLNEPETSLHPDLLPALANLVVTAAKETQVIVVSHSRPFISALEALSPDLHTIELVKEKGATTITDQGPLDEPPWKWPSR; encoded by the coding sequence ATGCTGACGACGCTGGCGGTGGAGAACTATCGGTCACTGCGGCGGGTCGTCATGCCCCTTGGCGGGTTGAACGTCGTGACCGGCGCGAACGGGACCGGGAAGTCGAGCCTGTACAAGGCCTTGCGGTTGCTGGCCGATGCGTCGAGGAACGGGGCGGTGGCTGCGCTGGCGCGGGAGGGCGGGTTGCAGTCGACGCTGTGGGCGGGGCCGGAGCAGGTGCGGAAGGATCGGCCGACGCAGGGGACGCGGCGGACCGGGCCGGTGACGTTGCGGATGGGGTTCGCGGGGGACGACTACGGCTACCTGATGGATCTCGGGCTGCCGATCGCGGGTGGCTCGCGGTTCGACCTGGATCCGGAGATCAAGCGGGAGGCCCTGTGGGCAGGGCCCTTCCTGCGGCCGGCGGCGCTGCTGGTCGAGCGCAGCAACAGCGAGGTGCGGATCCGTTCCGCGAGTGGTGAGTGGCAGCGCGCGGGGCACAAGCTGCAGACGTTCGACAGCATGCTGAGCGAGTTCGCGGACCCCGAGCGCGCGCCGGAGCTGATGGTGGTGCGGGAACGCCTGCGGGGCTGGCGGTTCTACGACCACTTCCGGACCGACGCGACCGCTCCCGCCCGGCTGGTGCAGGTCGGCACGCGGACCGCAGTACTCGCGTCGGACGGAGCGGACGTCGCCGCCGCGCTGCAGACGGTTCGCGAGCTGGGACTGCCCGGGGCCTTGGACGAAGCGATCGAGCTGGCGTTCCCCGGCAGCTACGTGGAGATCACCACCAACGCGGGCCGCTTCGAGATCGCCTTCCGGCAGCAAGGGCTGCTCCGCCCCCTCTCGGGCGCCGAACTCTCGGACGGCACCCTCAGGTACCTGCTGTGGGTCGCCGCCCTGCTCACGCCACGACCGCCCGAGCTCCTGGTGCTCAACGAGCCGGAGACCAGCCTGCACCCGGACCTCCTACCGGCCCTCGCCAACCTGGTCGTCACCGCGGCCAAGGAGACCCAGGTGATCGTGGTCTCGCACTCCCGCCCGTTCATCAGCGCACTCGAGGCCCTCTCCCCCGACCTCCACACCATCGAACTCGTGAAGGAGAAGGGCGCCACCACCATCACCGACCAAGGCCCCCTCGACGAGCCTCCGTGGAAGTGGCCGAGTCGCTAG